From a single Prosthecobacter sp. genomic region:
- a CDS encoding UbiA family prenyltransferase: MRPWLHLARISNLPTVWTNVTAAWLLTGGTLTDPRLYWLILAGSLLYTGGMILNDAADVKFDREHRKERPIPSGQVSLNTAWIVSIAMLIVGATLATWFGANPRITAILVAAIVFYDLYHKQWAGSVIIMGACRMLLYLMAASAAPAAALPAAAALGCYVVGITIAARLEHKNGALPAASSMLALALLYTPGIVFAMRFASAGGYPMQLVILAAFAILIAYATQMLRKGGPAIGQAVGTLLAGIAIVDALAVSSVSTTVALGFVALAPVLRLWQRWVAAT; this comes from the coding sequence ATGCGCCCCTGGCTCCATCTCGCCCGCATCTCCAACCTCCCCACGGTCTGGACCAACGTCACCGCTGCCTGGCTCCTCACCGGCGGCACGCTCACCGATCCACGTCTCTACTGGCTCATCCTCGCCGGCTCCTTGCTCTACACCGGCGGCATGATTCTCAATGACGCGGCCGATGTGAAGTTTGACCGCGAACATCGCAAAGAACGACCCATTCCCAGCGGCCAGGTCAGTCTGAACACCGCCTGGATCGTCAGCATTGCCATGCTCATCGTCGGCGCGACACTGGCCACCTGGTTCGGAGCCAATCCCCGCATCACCGCCATTCTGGTGGCCGCGATCGTGTTCTACGACCTCTATCACAAGCAGTGGGCCGGTTCCGTCATCATCATGGGCGCATGCCGCATGCTCCTTTATTTGATGGCCGCCAGCGCCGCACCCGCCGCCGCCCTGCCTGCCGCTGCCGCCCTTGGCTGCTACGTTGTCGGCATCACCATCGCCGCACGTTTGGAGCACAAAAACGGCGCGTTGCCCGCCGCATCATCCATGCTCGCCCTCGCACTGCTGTACACGCCTGGAATCGTCTTTGCGATGCGTTTTGCCTCAGCGGGCGGCTATCCGATGCAGCTCGTGATCCTTGCCGCCTTTGCCATCCTCATCGCCTACGCCACTCAAATGCTGCGCAAAGGTGGTCCCGCCATCGGCCAGGCCGTTGGCACATTGCTCGCCGGCATTGCCATCGTCGATGCCCTCGCCGTTTCCAGCGTCTCTACCACGGTTGCGCTCGGATTCGTCGCTCTCGCCCCCGTTTTACGCCTCTGGCAGCGCTGGGTGGCCGCGACGTGA
- a CDS encoding glucose-6-phosphate dehydrogenase assembly protein OpcA, with protein MPPMLFPILNDSDLGRLGLETPISRIDRALKQLWEGDEAKTRASLINLAIYTEDSSLLAADNDLLDHVAAEHACRALLILALPESQPPRARAWIQALCRPYQGKQTVCSEQLSFVLEGGDAAQVQNIVFAHLDSDLPLVVWWQADLTQHFEERFYSRIDTLIIDSSRWSDPARQFDALLTAMHAETADFDVRDLAWTRSHFMRTALASCFQDASALQNLAKLQAIHITHLKGQRTAALLLAVWINQRLGTTLKLELIEKDSGPALQSVVLEGDGVRGEVRRDCDSAFIHVCTSCGQHEHKDLLPADVDSDAELVSEQLSRFHGSTLYSSMLPFVRSMLN; from the coding sequence ATGCCCCCGATGCTCTTCCCCATCCTCAACGACTCCGACCTCGGCCGCCTCGGCCTTGAAACGCCCATCTCGCGCATTGATCGTGCCTTGAAGCAGCTCTGGGAGGGCGACGAGGCCAAAACGCGGGCCTCGCTGATCAATTTGGCCATCTACACCGAGGACAGCAGCCTGCTTGCCGCTGACAACGACTTGCTCGATCACGTCGCCGCCGAGCACGCCTGCCGCGCCCTGCTCATTCTCGCACTGCCCGAGTCACAGCCACCGCGCGCACGTGCGTGGATTCAGGCGCTGTGCCGTCCGTATCAAGGCAAGCAAACCGTGTGCAGCGAGCAGCTCAGCTTTGTTCTCGAAGGGGGTGATGCCGCACAGGTGCAAAACATCGTCTTTGCCCATCTCGACAGCGATCTCCCCCTCGTCGTTTGGTGGCAGGCGGACCTCACGCAGCACTTCGAGGAGCGCTTTTACTCGCGCATCGACACACTCATCATCGACAGCAGCCGCTGGAGCGATCCTGCGCGGCAGTTCGACGCGCTGCTGACCGCCATGCACGCCGAAACCGCCGACTTCGACGTGCGCGATCTCGCCTGGACACGCTCGCACTTCATGCGCACCGCGCTCGCCAGTTGCTTCCAGGACGCCTCCGCGCTGCAAAACCTCGCGAAGCTGCAGGCCATCCACATCACTCATCTCAAAGGCCAGCGCACCGCCGCGTTGTTGCTCGCTGTGTGGATCAATCAGCGACTAGGCACCACGTTGAAGCTGGAACTGATCGAAAAAGACAGCGGTCCCGCCCTCCAGAGCGTCGTGCTTGAAGGCGACGGTGTCCGTGGCGAGGTGCGCCGCGACTGCGATTCCGCCTTCATTCATGTTTGCACCTCCTGCGGCCAGCATGAGCACAAAGACCTCCTCCCCGCCGACGTGGACAGCGACGCAGAGCTCGTCAGCGAACAGCTTTCCCGTTTCCACGGCAGCACGCTCTACTCCAGCATGCTACCCTTCGTCCGCAGCATGCTCAATTAA